The following proteins come from a genomic window of Miscanthus floridulus cultivar M001 chromosome 2, ASM1932011v1, whole genome shotgun sequence:
- the LOC136538062 gene encoding LOW QUALITY PROTEIN: uncharacterized protein (The sequence of the model RefSeq protein was modified relative to this genomic sequence to represent the inferred CDS: deleted 1 base in 1 codon): MLMLHETVPFVRPSSCRDLKLSEKSASVIHCKLGCSAVCSSAEGYHVQKPHIVHSHKVNFTRTSHLLCKSLNERTTRHLLHRFHVNASPDDDFRSSRNIAISLFKEYKKVIDRGGGGENLKEFVSAGVTAYALGCTDEGLRKELMDIEDSGLEIEGLGSLGGTSSKFQVHSFETRECILWLSIVFITILCTPQLTVTRWSTNPPVSADVLHQWKGFCAIIANAYYVKGMAWLPVKTLQLEQMAVTGNSEEPSVVASRMQLVFSTLEVVSPQWPRV, from the exons ATGCTGATGCTACATGAAACTGTTCCTTTTGTGAGGCCTAGTTCTTGCCGGGACCTAAAACTCTCTGAAAAGAGTGCCTCTGTTATTCATTGTAAATTAGGATGCAGTGCGGTTTGCAGTTCAGCAGAAGGCTATCATGTACAGAAGCCACACATTGTTCACAGCCACAAAGTTAACTTCACTAGAACCAGCCATCTTCTGTGTAAAAGCTTAAATGAAAGAACTACAAGGCACTTGCTG CATCGATTCCATGTTAATGCTTCGCCCGATGATGACTTCCGCTCATCACGTAACATAGCGATCAGTTTATTCAAG GAGTATAAGAAAGTTATTGatcgaggaggaggtggagaaaaCCTAAAA GAGTTTGTCAGTGCTGGAGTGACCGCATATGCACTAGGGTGTACAGATGAGGGGCTTAGAAAGGAACTTATGGATATTGAAGATTCTGGTCTAGAGATTGAAGGCTTAGGGTCCTTAGGGGGGACCAGCTCGAAGTTCCAAGTCCACTCATTTGAG ACTCGTGAGTGCATTCTGTGGCTCAGTATAGTGTTCATCACAATATTGTGCACACCACAACTAACAGTTACCAGGTGGTCTACTAACCCACCGGTGTCAGCTGACGTCTTGCATCAGTGGAAAGGATTTTGTGCTATAATCGCAAACGCTTACTATGTCAAAGGAATGGCATG GTTACCAGTGAAAACCTTGCAGCTGGAACAGATGGCTGTCACAGGAAATTCAGAGGAACCATCAGTAGTTGCTAGCCGCATGCAGTTAGTTTTCAGCACATTAGAG GTAGTCAGCCCACAGTGGCCAAGAGTGTGA
- the LOC136518723 gene encoding transmembrane emp24 domain-containing protein p24beta3, with translation MARWRPAALLVVALAAVLSAARRADALSVTVTDTECIHEFVPYEGDTVSGNFVVVDHDIFWSSDHPGIDLTVTSPGGNTVHTLKGKSGDKFEFKAPRGGMYKFCFHNPYGAPETVSFYIHVGHIPNEHNLAKDEHLDPINVKIAELKEALESVTAEQKYLKAREARHRHTNESTRKRVMFYTMAEYIAFMAASALQVLYIRRLFSKNVGYNRV, from the exons ATGGCGAGGTGGCGGCCGGCGGCGCTGCTGGTAGTGGCGCTGGCGGCGGTTCTGTCGGCGGCGCGGCGGGCGGATGCGCTTTCGGTGACGGTGACCGACACCGAGTGCATCCACGAGTTCGTGCCCTACGAGGGTGACACCGTGTCCGGGAACTTCGTCGTTGTCGACCACGACATCTTCTGGAGCTCCGACCACCCAGGCATCGACCTCACG GTAACGTCTCCAGGTGGAAACACTGTACACACATTGAAGGGAAAATCTGGTGACAAATTTGAGTTTAAAGCTCCGAGGGGTGGCATGTACAAGTTCTGCTTCCATAACCCATATGGAGCACCTGAGACTGTTTCTTTCTACATTCATGTTGGGCACATACCCAATGAGCACAATCTGGCGAAAGATG AGCACTTGGACCCTATCAACGTTAAAATCGCGGAGCTGAAGGAAGCATTAGAATCCGTCACCGCCGAGCAGAAGTACCTAAAAGCACGCGAAGCTCGTCACCGACACA CTAATGAGAGCACCAGAAAGCGTGTCATGTTCTATACAATGGCGGAGTACATAGCTTTCATGGCTGCTAGCGCGTTGCAAGTCCTCTACATCCGTCGCTTGTTCAGTAAAAATGTGGGATACAACAGAGTCTAG